The DNA sequence AATAAATAATGAATAATGGAACTGCTAAAATTGCCTTTTTGTCATGTGAATAATGTGCGACTATTGAAAAGAGAATTCCATAAATAAAAAGGGAATAGACCAAAAATGAAATTATAAAGAATGATAAGGAAGAATAATCACTGGAGATTAAAAATAAAGGTATAACAAATAAGGCTAATATCTTACTAAACAAAGCATAAAATCCAAACAAAAATAAGAAAGTCCATTCTAATGAAACTGAAAATGTTTTTTGATGAAAATAATGTTTAGAGAATACTTCTAAACCGCCTTGTTGCCAACGAACTCTTTGTTTTATTAAATCGGAAATATTTAAGGGAACTTGTGTATAGCATACAGCATCCGGAGCCATAACAATTTTGTATCCTTTTTCTAAAATCCTAATTGAACTATCAAAATCTTCTGTTAGGGTGCCTTCTTCAAATTTTTTGATGGCATTTTTTCTGTATGCTGAAAGAGCCCCCGGAGTTACAATGACATTTCCTAATGAACTTTGTGAATTCCTAATAAAGTGAATTCCCAATTCATATTCTATTTTTTGTAGATAACCTAAAAGACTATGTTTTGAAACCGCAACAACATTTCCTGCAACCGCCCCTATATCTTCTGAACTAAAATAACTTATTATTTTTTCGATAGCATGAGAGTTAAGATAAGAATCTGCATCTATTGTAATTAAAAAATCTCCATTTGTATATTTTTTTCCATAGTTTAATGCTTTTGCTTTTCCCTGATTTTTTTGGTTAATTATTTTAAAGTCAATATTTCGATGGTCAAGATTATTTTTATGCTTTTTTTTAAAAGAATTAATAACCTCTAAAGTTTCATCTGTAGAACCATCATTAATTACAATAATTTCTAAATTAGGGTAAGTTTGATTAATACATGAAGTCAATGTTTTTTCAATACATATTGCTTCATTATATGCAGGGATTAAAACCGAAATTAAGGGATGTTTATGAAAACGAAGTTTTCTTTTATGAATTATTAAAAGAGAAACACGATACGCAATATAGATAAAATCAAATAAAATCCAGAAAATAATTAATTGAAATAAAGTTATCATTTTATTTATCTATTATAAATAAAATAAGTTATATTTAATAAACTTTCTATAGTATTGACTTTTAGCCAAATAACATATTAAACCAATTTAATATATTATTAATCTTTCACTAACACATTATAACTAAAAAGAGAAAAATAAAATATGCTCATTTTCCACTGGTCTTTAACCGATGGAGTCAATGAGCCTTTGACAATAAAAACGATATAACCTCGCCTATCCCACCATTCGCTTCGCTCATTCCACAGCAAGCTGCGGGGTATTAAACCCAAACGGTAATAAAATTAAGCAAATGCTTGTTTTACGTTACTGCTGAATAAAAAGTATCCCACTATAGCAAGTTGTATCACAAGATTGAAAATATTATTTGCAATCTCTCCTTGTATCATGGAAATTACTGACGCTAAAATTCCTAAAGCGGCAATGATTATTACTACAAATCTAGCCCAAGGCCTTGCTTTCCATAAACCTCTTCCAATGAAAAAGCTAAAGATACCGAAACCAATTAATATGATCCCTGCTATAACAAATAAACCCGCGCCTAATATTCCAAGTAAAGGAATTTGATTTACGATAGAATCCATCATCCCTGCGCCAACAAGGGAAGTCAAACCAAAAATTATTCCAAAAACTGCCCCAATATAATATAACACAGAAACAACCTTTACTCCTGTTGG is a window from the Candidatus Woesearchaeota archaeon genome containing:
- a CDS encoding glycosyltransferase family 2 protein — its product is MITLFQLIIFWILFDFIYIAYRVSLLIIHKRKLRFHKHPLISVLIPAYNEAICIEKTLTSCINQTYPNLEIIVINDGSTDETLEVINSFKKKHKNNLDHRNIDFKIINQKNQGKAKALNYGKKYTNGDFLITIDADSYLNSHAIEKIISYFSSEDIGAVAGNVVAVSKHSLLGYLQKIEYELGIHFIRNSQSSLGNVIVTPGALSAYRKNAIKKFEEGTLTEDFDSSIRILEKGYKIVMAPDAVCYTQVPLNISDLIKQRVRWQQGGLEVFSKHYFHQKTFSVSLEWTFLFLFGFYALFSKILALFVIPLFLISSDYSSLSFFIISFLVYSLFIYGILFSIVAHYSHDKKAILAVPLFIIYYHTIVLYSVLVAQILAFKGGNQSWEKIKRYHT
- a CDS encoding DUF2127 domain-containing protein encodes the protein MDDGLSVPTGVKVVSVLYYIGAVFGIIFGLTSLVGAGMMDSIVNQIPLLGILGAGLFVIAGIILIGFGIFSFFIGRGLWKARPWARFVVIIIAALGILASVISMIQGEIANNIFNLVIQLAIVGYFLFSSNVKQAFA